In Enterobacter cloacae, the following are encoded in one genomic region:
- the hypf gene encoding carbamoyltransferase HypF produces the protein MSSNGVQLRVRGKVQGVGFRPFVWQLAHQLQLTGDVCNDGEGVLVRVVGDGGDFIARLHQDCPPLARIDNVDTLPFVWPALPEEFTIRHSAAGAMDTQIVPDAATCPACLAEMRDPRERRYRYPFINCTHCGPRFTIIRAMPYDRPATTMASFPLCLPCEMEYLDPADRRFHAQPVACPDCGPELEWHAGDAQSTREQALSAAVERLKNGGIVAVKGLGGFHLVCDAQNPQAVEKLRARKQRPAKPLAVMIPHAGSLPEPVQVLLHSPAAPIVLTPKAWLPPLPDAIAPGLDCVGVMLPANPLQHLLMMDCQRPLVMTSGNLSGRPPAIRNQQALDDLGDIADGFLLHNRDILQRMDDSVMDRDGAILRRARGFVPDAIMLPAGFSHIPAMLCTGAEMKNTFCLVRGNQAVLSQHFGDLSDEGVDAQWCSALSVMQQIYAFQAERVVCDAHPGYHTRQWAEAQALPIETVLHHHAHAAACLAENGWPLDGGDVIALTLDGIGMGENGALWGGECLRVNYLDCEHLGGLPAVALPGGDLAAMQPWRNLFAHCLAFVPDWQRYPETRAVQMQNWPLLATAMSRGINTPLASSCGRLFDAVACALGIVPEKQRYEGEAACRLEALAAQCAGVEHPVTLSVENLALFWQQWLNWRAEPCERAWAFHDALAKGLADFAAFHARRLSLTAVCFSGGVLHNRLLRARLRHYLSDFTLLFPHHLPAGDGAISFGQAVVAAARSCSQRT, from the coding sequence ATGAGCAGTAACGGTGTGCAGTTGCGGGTGCGCGGCAAGGTGCAGGGCGTGGGGTTTCGTCCCTTCGTCTGGCAACTGGCGCACCAGCTTCAGTTGACGGGGGATGTCTGCAATGACGGTGAGGGCGTGCTGGTGCGCGTTGTCGGTGATGGGGGGGACTTCATCGCAAGGCTGCACCAGGACTGCCCACCGCTGGCGCGTATTGATAATGTCGACACGCTGCCGTTCGTCTGGCCGGCGCTGCCGGAGGAATTTACCATCCGTCACAGTGCGGCTGGGGCGATGGACACCCAGATTGTGCCGGATGCGGCCACCTGTCCGGCGTGCCTGGCCGAAATGCGCGATCCTCGCGAGCGCCGCTATCGCTATCCGTTTATCAACTGCACCCACTGCGGTCCGCGTTTTACCATTATTCGCGCCATGCCATACGATCGTCCGGCCACGACAATGGCGTCATTTCCGCTCTGCCTGCCGTGTGAAATGGAGTATCTCGACCCCGCAGATCGGCGCTTTCATGCTCAACCGGTGGCATGCCCGGACTGCGGGCCGGAGCTGGAGTGGCATGCGGGTGATGCTCAGTCCACGCGAGAGCAGGCACTCAGCGCAGCGGTTGAGAGGCTAAAAAACGGTGGCATTGTTGCGGTTAAAGGGCTGGGGGGCTTTCATCTGGTCTGCGACGCGCAAAACCCGCAGGCGGTGGAGAAACTACGGGCACGCAAACAGCGCCCGGCAAAGCCGCTGGCAGTGATGATCCCGCATGCAGGTTCTTTGCCGGAGCCGGTTCAGGTGCTGTTGCACTCTCCTGCGGCTCCGATCGTACTGACGCCGAAAGCATGGCTGCCTCCATTACCCGATGCGATCGCGCCGGGCCTGGATTGTGTGGGGGTGATGCTCCCGGCGAACCCACTGCAACATTTGCTGATGATGGACTGCCAGCGCCCGCTGGTGATGACCTCCGGCAACCTCAGCGGCAGGCCACCCGCTATCCGTAATCAACAGGCACTGGACGACCTCGGGGATATTGCCGACGGTTTTCTGCTGCACAACCGCGATATCCTTCAGCGGATGGATGATTCAGTGATGGATCGGGACGGTGCAATACTGCGCCGTGCGCGCGGTTTTGTGCCAGATGCCATCATGCTACCTGCCGGTTTCAGCCATATTCCCGCCATGTTGTGTACCGGGGCTGAGATGAAAAACACCTTCTGTCTGGTGCGGGGTAACCAGGCGGTGCTGAGCCAGCATTTTGGCGATCTCAGTGATGAGGGCGTTGACGCTCAGTGGTGCTCGGCGCTGTCGGTCATGCAGCAAATCTATGCGTTTCAGGCGGAGCGTGTGGTGTGCGATGCGCATCCGGGATACCACACCCGCCAGTGGGCGGAAGCGCAGGCGTTACCGATTGAAACGGTATTACATCACCACGCCCATGCCGCGGCGTGCCTGGCCGAAAACGGCTGGCCGCTCGACGGCGGTGATGTCATCGCCCTGACGCTGGACGGCATCGGGATGGGCGAGAACGGTGCGCTATGGGGCGGGGAGTGCCTGCGGGTTAACTATCTTGACTGCGAGCATCTGGGTGGGTTGCCTGCCGTGGCGCTGCCGGGGGGGGATCTGGCAGCAATGCAGCCGTGGCGCAATTTATTCGCCCACTGCCTGGCGTTTGTGCCGGACTGGCAGCGCTACCCGGAAACGCGAGCCGTTCAGATGCAAAACTGGCCGCTGCTGGCGACAGCGATGTCCCGTGGTATCAACACGCCGCTGGCTTCATCCTGCGGACGGCTGTTCGATGCGGTGGCTTGTGCGCTGGGCATTGTGCCAGAAAAGCAGCGCTATGAAGGTGAGGCTGCATGCAGGCTGGAAGCGCTGGCAGCGCAGTGTGCGGGGGTCGAACACCCGGTTACGCTGTCAGTGGAGAACCTTGCTCTCTTCTGGCAACAGTGGCTGAACTGGCGGGCTGAGCCCTGCGAACGCGCATGGGCGTTTCACGATGCGCTGGCAAAAGGACTGGCTGATTTCGCCGCGTTCCATGCCCGGCGCTTATCACTTACTGCCGTCTGTTTTAGCGGTGGCGTGTTACATAACCGTCTGTTGCGTGCGCGTCTGCGTCATTACCTCTCTGACTTTACCCTTCTTTTTCCTCATCACCTGCCTGCAGGCGATGGGGCTATCTCCTTCGGGCAGGCGGTAGTTGCCGCCGCCCGGTCATGTTCACAAAGGACTTAA
- a CDS encoding PTS cellobiose/arbutin/salicin transporter subunit IIBC, whose translation MAKNYAALANDVVSALGGKDNIVAVTHCMTRLRFVLKDETLTDAARLKSISGVLGVVRNDNQCQVIVGNTVSQAYREVISLLPTNLQPVVPEGPQKMTLRRIGAGILDALIGTMSPLIPAIIGGSMVKLLAMILEMTGVLAKGAPTLTILTVIGDGAFFFLPLMVAASAAVKFKTNMSLAIAIAGVLVHPGFIELMAKAAQGEHVEFAFIPVTAVKYTYTVIPALVMTWCLSYIERWVDRMTPAVTKNFLKPMLIVLIAAPLAIVLIGPLGIWIGSAISALVYTIHGYLGWLSVAIMGALWPLLVMTGMHRVFTPTIIQTIAETGKEGMVMPSEIGANLSLGGSSLAVAWKTKNPELRQTALAAAASAIMAGISEPALYGVAVRLKRPLIASLISGFICGAVAGMAGLASHSMAAPGLFTSVQFFDPANPMTIVWVFGVMALAVVLSFVLTLMLGFEDIPVEDEAEKARALHTAPVQGKAAQV comes from the coding sequence ATGGCCAAAAATTATGCCGCGCTGGCGAACGACGTTGTCAGCGCGCTGGGCGGTAAAGACAACATCGTCGCCGTCACCCACTGTATGACGCGCCTGCGTTTCGTCCTGAAAGACGAAACCCTCACCGATGCCGCTCGCCTGAAAAGCATCAGCGGTGTGCTCGGCGTGGTACGCAACGACAACCAGTGTCAGGTGATCGTTGGCAACACCGTTTCTCAGGCTTATCGTGAAGTGATCAGCCTGCTGCCGACGAACCTGCAGCCTGTCGTACCGGAAGGCCCGCAAAAAATGACCCTGCGCCGCATTGGTGCCGGGATCCTTGATGCACTGATCGGCACCATGTCCCCGCTGATCCCGGCGATCATCGGCGGCTCAATGGTCAAGCTGCTGGCGATGATCCTTGAGATGACGGGCGTACTGGCAAAAGGTGCGCCGACGCTCACCATCCTGACCGTTATTGGCGACGGTGCATTCTTCTTCCTGCCGCTGATGGTGGCAGCCTCTGCAGCGGTAAAATTCAAAACCAACATGTCGCTGGCCATTGCCATCGCGGGGGTGCTGGTACACCCGGGCTTTATCGAGCTGATGGCAAAAGCGGCACAGGGCGAGCACGTTGAATTCGCCTTTATTCCGGTAACGGCGGTGAAATACACCTACACCGTGATCCCGGCGCTGGTCATGACCTGGTGCCTGTCGTATATCGAACGCTGGGTCGACCGGATGACTCCGGCAGTCACCAAAAACTTCCTCAAACCGATGCTGATCGTCCTGATTGCCGCCCCACTCGCCATCGTGCTGATTGGGCCACTTGGGATCTGGATCGGTAGCGCCATTTCTGCGCTGGTGTACACCATTCACGGCTATCTGGGCTGGCTCTCCGTGGCAATTATGGGCGCGCTCTGGCCGCTACTGGTGATGACCGGCATGCACCGCGTGTTCACGCCAACCATCATTCAGACCATCGCCGAAACGGGCAAAGAAGGGATGGTCATGCCGTCAGAAATTGGAGCCAACCTGTCGCTCGGCGGTTCATCACTGGCTGTGGCATGGAAAACGAAAAACCCGGAACTGCGCCAGACGGCGCTGGCGGCAGCGGCTTCCGCCATCATGGCGGGTATTTCTGAACCCGCGCTGTACGGCGTAGCGGTGCGTCTGAAACGCCCGCTGATTGCGAGCCTTATCAGCGGTTTCATCTGCGGTGCAGTGGCCGGAATGGCGGGTCTTGCCAGCCACTCGATGGCGGCTCCGGGGCTGTTTACCAGCGTCCAGTTCTTTGATCCGGCTAATCCGATGACCATCGTCTGGGTATTTGGCGTGATGGCGCTGGCGGTGGTGTTGTCGTTTGTTCTGACCCTGATGCTGGGCTTTGAGGATATTCCGGTTGAGGACGAGGCGGAAAAGGCCCGCGCCCTGCACACCGCCCCGGTTCAGGGCAAAGCAGCACAAGTATAA
- the norW gene encoding nitric oxide reductase FlRd-NAD(+) reductase produces the protein MSNGIVIIGSGFAARQLVKNIRKQDANVPLTVIAADSMDEYNKPDLSHVISQNQRADDLTRQSAGEFAEQFNLNLFPYTWVTDIDAAAHVVKAKEKTWQYDKLVLATGASAFVPPVEGRELMITLNSQQEYQASETWLRDAQRVMIVGGGLIGTELAMDFCRAGKSVTLLDHAASILSALMPAEVSSRLQHRLTDMGVHLLLKSQLQSLAKTENGIRVTLDRNRHVEVDVVVAATGLRPEIGLAQRAGAGTNRGVKVDSYLQTTQPDIYALGDCAEINGQVLPFLQPIQLSAMYLAKNLLGASAPLKLPAMLVKVKTPELPLHLAGETQRQDLNWHIAIEPQGMVARGSDHDGQVRAFVVSEDRMKEAFALLKSLPA, from the coding sequence ATGAGCAACGGTATCGTCATCATCGGCTCGGGCTTTGCTGCCCGCCAGCTGGTGAAAAATATCCGCAAACAGGATGCTAATGTGCCGCTGACGGTGATCGCCGCCGACAGCATGGATGAGTACAACAAACCTGATTTAAGCCACGTCATTAGCCAGAACCAACGTGCCGACGATCTCACCCGCCAGAGCGCGGGAGAGTTCGCGGAGCAATTTAACCTGAACCTGTTTCCGTACACCTGGGTTACCGATATCGACGCTGCCGCCCATGTGGTGAAAGCGAAAGAGAAAACCTGGCAGTACGACAAGCTGGTTCTGGCTACGGGGGCATCAGCGTTTGTGCCACCGGTTGAAGGGCGTGAGCTGATGATTACGCTCAACAGCCAACAGGAGTATCAGGCCAGTGAAACGTGGCTTCGTGACGCGCAACGGGTGATGATTGTCGGCGGCGGCCTGATTGGCACTGAGCTGGCGATGGATTTCTGTCGTGCGGGTAAATCCGTCACTCTGCTCGACCACGCTGCCAGCATTCTGTCAGCGCTAATGCCCGCAGAAGTAAGCAGTCGCTTACAGCATCGTCTGACCGATATGGGTGTACATCTGCTGCTGAAATCTCAGCTGCAAAGTCTGGCTAAAACAGAGAACGGTATTCGCGTCACGCTCGACCGTAATCGCCATGTTGAGGTGGATGTGGTGGTTGCGGCCACGGGTCTGCGCCCGGAAATCGGTCTGGCGCAACGTGCCGGAGCCGGGACGAACCGTGGCGTGAAGGTGGACAGCTACCTGCAAACCACGCAGCCGGATATTTACGCGCTGGGTGACTGCGCCGAAATCAACGGCCAGGTACTGCCGTTCCTGCAGCCGATTCAATTAAGTGCGATGTATCTGGCGAAAAATCTGCTTGGCGCTTCTGCACCACTGAAATTACCCGCCATGCTGGTGAAGGTGAAAACACCGGAGTTACCGCTGCATCTCGCAGGCGAAACGCAGCGCCAGGATCTGAACTGGCACATCGCTATTGAACCCCAGGGCATGGTGGCCCGGGGATCCGATCATGACGGTCAGGTGCGCGCTTTTGTGGTTAGTGAAGACCGGATGAAGGAGGCTTTCGCACTACTGAAATCATTGCCCGCTTAA
- the ybaE gene encoding hypothetical protein: protein MRQLQKIRQYQRLYQHYGAEPKPTTIAEVAEVALCSERHVRTLLRQLTQSGWLSWHAHPGRGHRAILHCLATTSELSAPLMHACLEKGDYQSALQLADGDPASLHHIITPFLGGKWLKHQPTLRIPWYRPLTSLHPALQRRRAEQHIICAVHAGLTRYTPGQPHPIPDLAHHWNASEDKRRWRFYLRSGAHWHNGQAISDEDILSALQQVLADPARNVGLRHVKETSLVAPWCLEINLNTPDAMLAHRLAHHVCRLPHPQQPDVGAGPFAIAHHHSHYLRLERQPWYFAAHPLLHAIEFWRTRTEADKPAWITVGKGQNAQEAITSTSEGFAWLMVNATLPPPLAAWLRREILSINQQHFAHRDDLETRTAILPGLTTPEYPETSGVKLPATLALVCYHTPELCELASMLQTRLRKHGCELTISRKDREEWHTHNALTQADLLLGDYLAGGLPGFALAEWFTDEPAWATALGEDIWQKEKQKLMGYCGSEESLSNLLPSFFQSLLESGACTPLFHYRYRINTMENVQDIVLTAGGWLDFTRAWLPPAQERTTSAS, encoded by the coding sequence ATGCGCCAGCTTCAGAAAATCCGTCAGTATCAACGGCTTTACCAGCACTACGGTGCGGAGCCAAAGCCCACGACTATTGCTGAAGTTGCTGAGGTCGCGCTGTGCAGTGAACGTCATGTGCGCACGTTACTGCGCCAGCTCACGCAAAGCGGATGGTTAAGCTGGCATGCGCACCCAGGACGTGGACATCGCGCCATTCTGCATTGCCTGGCGACCACCAGTGAACTCAGCGCGCCGCTGATGCACGCTTGTCTCGAAAAAGGGGATTACCAGAGTGCATTACAGCTGGCCGATGGCGATCCGGCCAGTCTGCATCACATCATCACCCCATTTTTGGGCGGGAAATGGCTTAAGCACCAGCCAACCTTGCGTATTCCGTGGTATCGCCCGCTGACGTCACTTCATCCGGCACTACAGCGCCGCCGCGCCGAACAGCATATTATCTGCGCGGTACACGCAGGGCTGACGCGCTATACACCCGGTCAGCCGCACCCGATACCCGATTTAGCCCATCACTGGAATGCCAGTGAAGACAAACGCCGCTGGCGTTTTTACCTGCGCAGCGGCGCACACTGGCATAACGGGCAAGCCATTAGCGATGAAGATATTCTCAGTGCGCTACAACAGGTACTGGCTGACCCGGCACGTAATGTGGGGTTGAGACACGTTAAGGAGACGTCGCTTGTCGCCCCCTGGTGTCTGGAGATAAACCTGAACACGCCTGATGCCATGCTGGCACACCGTCTTGCGCATCACGTTTGTCGTCTTCCGCACCCGCAACAGCCTGATGTCGGTGCCGGGCCGTTTGCCATCGCCCATCACCACTCGCACTACCTGCGCCTTGAGCGCCAGCCCTGGTACTTTGCCGCTCATCCACTGCTGCATGCGATTGAGTTCTGGCGAACCCGCACAGAAGCAGATAAACCGGCGTGGATCACCGTCGGGAAGGGACAAAACGCGCAGGAAGCCATTACCTCGACCAGCGAGGGATTCGCGTGGTTAATGGTGAACGCCACATTGCCCCCACCGCTGGCTGCCTGGCTGCGCCGGGAAATTCTGTCAATTAATCAGCAACATTTTGCCCATCGGGATGATTTAGAAACCAGGACGGCAATACTGCCTGGCCTGACGACACCAGAATATCCGGAAACATCCGGAGTAAAACTTCCCGCCACCCTTGCGCTGGTTTGCTACCACACCCCAGAACTGTGCGAGCTGGCCAGCATGCTGCAAACGCGTCTGAGAAAGCACGGTTGCGAATTGACAATCAGCAGGAAAGATCGCGAAGAATGGCATACACATAACGCACTGACGCAGGCCGATCTGTTGCTCGGTGACTATCTGGCGGGCGGACTTCCGGGATTTGCGCTGGCAGAGTGGTTTACTGACGAACCGGCCTGGGCCACTGCACTGGGCGAAGACATATGGCAAAAAGAGAAGCAGAAGCTGATGGGATATTGCGGGAGCGAGGAGAGCCTGAGTAACCTCCTGCCCTCCTTTTTTCAATCTCTGCTCGAAAGCGGCGCATGTACGCCGCTGTTCCACTATCGCTATCGCATCAACACGATGGAAAATGTGCAGGACATTGTGCTGACGGCCGGAGGCTGGCTTGATTTCACTCGCGCCTGGTTACCCCCCGCTCAGGAACGCACGACCAGCGCATCGTAG
- a CDS encoding formate dehydrogenase-H ferredoxin subunit: MNRFMMADASKCIGCRTCEVACVVSHQTEQDCASLTPDSFLPRIHVIKGVNISTAAICRQCEDAPCANVCPNGAIKREKGFVHVMQERCIGCKTCVVACPYGAMEVVVRPVVRNSGMGLSVRADKAEANKCDLCYHREAGPACMEVCPTHALVCVDRDKLEQMSAEKRRRAAFDTSSSLLF; encoded by the coding sequence ATGAACCGTTTTATGATGGCCGATGCCAGTAAGTGCATTGGTTGCCGTACCTGTGAAGTTGCGTGCGTTGTATCCCACCAGACGGAGCAGGATTGTGCCTCCCTGACCCCGGATTCTTTCCTGCCGCGTATTCATGTTATTAAGGGCGTGAATATCTCAACCGCAGCGATTTGTCGTCAGTGCGAAGACGCACCGTGCGCCAACGTCTGCCCGAACGGGGCGATTAAACGCGAAAAAGGGTTTGTCCACGTCATGCAGGAACGCTGCATCGGCTGCAAAACCTGCGTGGTGGCCTGTCCGTATGGCGCGATGGAAGTGGTGGTTCGCCCGGTTGTGCGCAACAGCGGTATGGGGCTGAGCGTGCGCGCGGACAAAGCGGAAGCCAACAAATGTGACCTCTGCTACCACCGTGAAGCGGGCCCGGCCTGTATGGAAGTTTGCCCTACGCACGCGCTGGTTTGTGTGGATCGTGACAAGCTCGAACAGATGAGCGCCGAAAAACGTCGTCGTGCGGCGTTCGACACCAGCTCATCTCTGCTGTTCTGA
- a CDS encoding nickel/cobalt efflux system, with protein sequence MLRLLRNEPRAALLLLALVMANLLAWGWAWQTFSGSTALMAASLLAWCYGLRHAVDADHIAAIDTVTRKMMQQGKRPSGVGAWFSLGHSTIVVLASIAIAATATAFQKNMAWFHETGSLIGTAVSATFLLAMALVNMVILRGVWRNFQALKNGHPTCGDITLPASGGVMNWLFGATFRLVNKSWQMYLVGFLFGLGFDTATEIGVLGISAASASNGMSVWSIMIFPALFASGMALVDTLDNLLMVGAYGWAFNKPQRKLYYNMTITGTSVVVALFIGGLEALGLLMDKFALTGGIWDLIGEVNDNLGNAGFVVVGLFIACWLISMINYRWRGYDALVVRS encoded by the coding sequence ATGTTACGACTTTTACGCAATGAACCTCGTGCGGCGCTCCTGCTGCTGGCTCTGGTAATGGCTAATCTTCTGGCCTGGGGATGGGCCTGGCAAACCTTCAGCGGCAGCACGGCGCTGATGGCGGCAAGCCTGCTCGCCTGGTGCTACGGACTGCGTCATGCGGTGGATGCCGACCACATTGCGGCCATTGATACCGTTACGCGTAAGATGATGCAACAGGGCAAACGCCCGTCCGGTGTGGGGGCGTGGTTTTCACTGGGGCACTCCACCATCGTGGTGCTGGCCTCCATTGCCATTGCCGCTACGGCCACGGCGTTTCAGAAGAATATGGCCTGGTTTCATGAGACGGGCAGCCTGATTGGCACGGCGGTTTCTGCGACGTTTCTGCTGGCGATGGCGCTGGTCAATATGGTGATTTTACGTGGCGTCTGGCGTAATTTTCAGGCGCTGAAAAACGGTCATCCAACGTGCGGCGACATCACGCTTCCGGCATCTGGTGGGGTGATGAACTGGCTGTTTGGTGCAACGTTTCGCCTGGTAAACAAGAGCTGGCAGATGTATCTGGTTGGTTTCCTGTTCGGTCTGGGATTTGATACCGCGACGGAAATTGGCGTGCTTGGGATCTCCGCCGCCAGTGCCTCAAACGGCATGTCGGTGTGGTCAATCATGATCTTCCCGGCACTTTTCGCCAGCGGTATGGCGCTGGTGGATACCCTCGACAATTTGCTGATGGTGGGAGCCTACGGCTGGGCATTCAACAAACCGCAGCGCAAGCTCTACTACAACATGACCATCACCGGTACCTCTGTGGTGGTGGCCCTGTTCATCGGCGGCCTGGAAGCGCTGGGTCTGCTGATGGACAAATTTGCCCTGACCGGTGGCATCTGGGATCTGATTGGCGAGGTTAATGACAACCTGGGCAACGCCGGATTTGTGGTGGTGGGGCTGTTTATCGCCTGCTGGCTGATCTCCATGATCAACTACCGCTGGCGTGGCTACGATGCGCTGGTCGTGCGTTCCTGA
- a CDS encoding LacI family transcriptional regulator, with the protein MTTMLEVAKRAGVSKATVSRVLSGNGYVSQETRDRVFQAIEESGYRPNLLARNLATKRTQTLGLVVTNTLYHGVYFSELLFHAARMTEEKGRQLILADGKHSADEEREAIQYLLDMRCDAVIIYPRFLSVDEMDEIIEKCEQPIMVLNRRLRKNSSHCVWSDHKASCQDAVSQLIAKGHREIAFITGSLDSPTGAERLSGYKDALVQHHIALRPELIAQGKWNPASGAAAVSELLSRGETFTALVASNDDMAIGAMKQLHDSGVITPDAVSVIGFDDVAIAPYMVPSLSSVRIPVTEMIKETISRLIFMLDGGEFKYQQTFSGELILRDSVIDGPHR; encoded by the coding sequence ATGACCACGATGCTGGAAGTGGCGAAGCGGGCCGGCGTTTCAAAAGCGACGGTTTCCCGGGTGCTGTCGGGGAATGGCTACGTCAGCCAGGAGACCAGAGACCGGGTGTTTCAGGCGATTGAGGAGAGCGGCTATCGCCCCAATTTGCTGGCGCGAAACCTGGCCACCAAACGTACCCAGACGCTGGGGCTGGTGGTCACTAACACCCTCTACCACGGCGTCTACTTTAGCGAATTGCTGTTTCACGCCGCGCGGATGACGGAAGAGAAGGGGCGACAGCTGATTCTGGCGGACGGCAAGCACAGCGCCGACGAAGAGCGCGAGGCGATCCAGTACTTGCTCGATATGCGCTGCGATGCGGTGATTATCTATCCGCGCTTTTTGAGCGTGGATGAGATGGACGAGATTATCGAAAAATGCGAACAACCGATTATGGTGCTCAATCGTCGTTTGCGTAAAAACAGCAGCCATTGTGTCTGGTCAGATCATAAAGCATCCTGCCAGGACGCCGTGTCGCAGTTGATTGCGAAAGGGCATCGGGAGATTGCGTTTATCACCGGCTCGCTGGATTCCCCGACCGGGGCTGAGCGTCTTTCCGGCTACAAAGACGCGCTGGTGCAGCATCACATTGCGCTGCGCCCGGAGCTGATTGCGCAGGGGAAATGGAACCCGGCCAGCGGCGCGGCGGCCGTTTCTGAGCTGTTATCACGCGGTGAAACTTTTACGGCACTGGTGGCGAGTAACGACGATATGGCCATCGGGGCGATGAAGCAGCTTCACGACAGCGGGGTTATCACGCCGGATGCGGTGTCGGTGATCGGCTTCGACGATGTGGCGATTGCGCCCTACATGGTGCCGTCACTCTCCAGCGTGCGCATTCCGGTAACAGAAATGATTAAAGAGACCATTAGCCGCCTGATCTTCATGCTCGACGGCGGTGAGTTCAAATATCAGCAAACTTTCTCTGGTGAGCTTATTCTGCGTGATTCTGTCATTGACGGCCCACACCGCTGA
- the norV gene encoding anaerobic nitric oxide reductase flavorubredoxin, translating into MSILVKNNIHWVGQRDWEVRDFHGTEYKTLRGSSYNSYLIREGKNVLIDTVDHKFSREFVQNLRNEIDLDALDYIIINHAEEDHAGALTELMSYIPNTPIYCTANAIDSINGHHHHPEWNFHTVKTGDSLDIGNGKQLIFVETPMLHWPDSMMTYMTGDAVLFSNDAFGQHYCDERLFNDEVDQTELFEQCQRYYANILTPFSRLVTPKITEILGFNLPVDMIATSHGVVWRENPTQIVELYLKWAADYQEDRITLFYDTMSNNTRMMADAIAQGINEVDPNVAVKIFNVARSDKNEILTNVFRSKGVLVGTSTMNNVMMPKIAGLVEEMTGLRFRNKRASAFGSHGWSGGAVDRLSTRLQDAGFEMSMSLKAKWRPDIDALELCRQHGRDIARQWALAPLPDVAVKTSAQQEACACAAAATANLGPRMQCSVCQWIYDPELGEPLQDVAPGTPWSDVPDNFLCPECSLGKDVFDELGTEAK; encoded by the coding sequence ATGTCTATTCTGGTTAAAAATAACATTCATTGGGTTGGCCAACGTGACTGGGAAGTACGTGATTTCCACGGAACGGAGTACAAAACGCTGCGCGGCAGCAGCTATAACAGCTATCTCATCCGTGAAGGGAAAAACGTGCTGATTGATACCGTCGATCACAAATTCAGCCGCGAGTTCGTGCAGAACCTGCGTAACGAAATCGACCTGGACGCACTCGACTACATCATCATCAACCACGCGGAAGAAGACCACGCCGGTGCGCTGACCGAGCTGATGTCTTACATTCCGAATACCCCTATTTATTGCACCGCCAACGCTATCGACTCCATTAACGGCCACCACCACCATCCGGAGTGGAATTTCCATACCGTAAAAACCGGCGACTCACTGGATATCGGTAACGGCAAACAGTTGATCTTCGTTGAAACCCCCATGCTGCACTGGCCTGACAGCATGATGACCTACATGACCGGCGACGCGGTGCTGTTCAGTAACGACGCCTTCGGCCAGCACTACTGCGACGAACGTCTGTTCAATGACGAAGTGGATCAGACCGAACTGTTTGAGCAGTGCCAGCGCTACTACGCCAACATCCTGACCCCGTTCAGCCGTCTGGTCACGCCAAAAATCACCGAGATCCTCGGCTTCAACCTGCCGGTAGATATGATTGCCACCTCTCACGGCGTGGTGTGGCGTGAAAACCCAACCCAGATTGTGGAGCTGTACCTGAAATGGGCAGCAGATTATCAGGAAGACCGCATCACACTCTTCTACGACACCATGTCCAACAACACCCGCATGATGGCTGACGCCATTGCCCAGGGTATCAACGAAGTTGACCCGAATGTGGCGGTAAAAATCTTTAACGTGGCGCGCAGCGATAAAAACGAGATCCTGACCAACGTCTTCCGCTCTAAAGGCGTGCTGGTAGGCACCTCCACCATGAACAACGTGATGATGCCGAAAATTGCCGGCCTGGTGGAAGAGATGACCGGCCTGCGTTTTCGTAACAAACGCGCCAGCGCCTTTGGCTCACACGGCTGGAGCGGCGGTGCGGTAGACCGTCTGTCTACCCGCCTGCAGGATGCCGGTTTTGAGATGTCCATGAGCCTGAAGGCAAAATGGCGTCCGGATATCGACGCACTGGAACTCTGCCGCCAGCATGGCCGTGACATTGCACGTCAGTGGGCGCTCGCTCCATTACCAGACGTGGCGGTAAAAACCAGCGCACAACAGGAAGCCTGCGCCTGTGCTGCGGCCGCCACCGCTAACCTCGGCCCGCGCATGCAGTGCAGCGTCTGCCAGTGGATCTACGACCCGGAACTGGGCGAGCCGCTGCAGGATGTTGCCCCAGGAACGCCGTGGAGCGATGTGCCAGACAACTTCCTTTGCCCGGAATGTTCGCTCGGTAAAGACGTCTTTGATGAGCTGGGTACGGAGGCAAAATGA